A region of Oryzias latipes chromosome 18, ASM223467v1 DNA encodes the following proteins:
- the LOC101157010 gene encoding uncharacterized protein LOC101157010: MTLLVFSGCLTCLLLGTVALSWAQKPSASLQFQSVHVGDEVTLKCIRQGTGIENIYWYKQPLGMKPQLMSEYLDIKKNGYFIDAFKNDPRLKLETDKNKHHLKISNLKMSDSATYYCISSDFYGVKHLEGYTVHVKDSTSDIHASVDQSSSENFHAGHSVTLNCTVHTGSCDGERQVYWFKDSGDSHPGLIYTHGGRNDPCGRKNNTQTHSCVYELHMERLTESHAGIYYCAVVSCGHILFGNGTKLDLTGSFPPFVYFLSGALAASLIFLTSYAIHKIRNHKCRARNPQDRSAVDSGPDAEGTEDLHYAALRHSKLNKS; this comes from the exons ATGACTCTTCTGGTGTTTTCTGGCTGTCTGACATGTCTGCTGCTGGGAACAGTGG CTCTTTCTTGGGCTCAGAAACCGTCTGCATCTTTACAGTTTCAATCTGTTCATGTTGGTGATGAAGTGACTTTAAAATGCATTCGTCAAGGTACTGGGATAGAGAATATTTATTGGTATAAACAACCTCTAGGAATGAAACCACAactcatgtctgagtatttaGATATCAAGAAAAATGGATATTTTATAGATGCTTTCAAGAACGATCCACGGCTTAAActggaaacagacaaaaacaaacaccaccTGAAGATCTCAAATTTGAAAATGTCAGACTCCGCCACCTACTACTGCATCAGTTCTGATTTTTATGGGgtaaaacatctggagggctaTACTGTCCATGTGAAGGACTCTACTTCTGACATTCATGCTTCAGTGGATCAGTCGTCCTCTGAGAACTTCCATGCTGGACACTCTGTGACTCTGAACTGTACAGTACACACTGGGAGCTGTGATGGAGAACGGCAAGTTTACTGGTTCAAAGACTCTGGAGACTCTCATCCAGGACTCATTTACACTCATGGAGGCAGGAATGATCCGTGTGGGAGAAagaacaacacacaaacacacagctgtgtCTACGAGCTGCACATGGAGAGGCTGACTGAGTCTCATGCTGGGATCTACTACTGTGCTGTTGTCTCATGTGGACACATACTGTTTGGAAACGGGACCAAGCTGGACCTCACAG GGAGTTTTCCTCCATTTGTGTATTTCCTGAGTGGAGCTCTGGCAGCTTCGCTGATCTTCCTCACATCGTACGCAATACACAAGATAAGGAACCACAAATGCAGGG CAAGAAATCCTCAGGACAGATCTGCTGTTGATTCAGGACCGGATGCAGAG GGGACAGAGGATCTCCATTACGCTGCTTTAAGACACAGTAAGCTCAACAAATCATGA